In one window of Elusimicrobiota bacterium DNA:
- a CDS encoding sulfide-dependent adenosine diphosphate thiazole synthase encodes MEKKIFSAVGEKEVTRAIVNEFAKQFSEYVESDCLIIGAGPSGLMAGKELAKKKLKVLIVERNNYLGGGFWIGGYLMNKLTVRAPGQEVLSELNIPFEEVSKGLYVADGPHACSKLIAAACDAGVKFANMTVFDDVVLREGNRVVGAVVNWTPVEALPRQITCVDPVALESKIVVDATGHDATVVKKLEERGIVKTVGFGAMWVERSEDLVVEHTGEVHPGLVVCGMSVTTTYGLPRMGPTFGAMLLSGKKAAEIVLQKIK; translated from the coding sequence ATGGAGAAAAAAATATTTAGTGCAGTTGGAGAAAAGGAAGTTACAAGAGCAATTGTGAATGAGTTTGCTAAACAGTTTTCTGAGTATGTAGAAAGTGACTGTTTAATCATAGGTGCGGGACCATCAGGATTAATGGCAGGTAAAGAATTAGCAAAAAAGAAACTGAAAGTTTTAATTGTGGAAAGGAATAATTATTTAGGTGGCGGGTTCTGGATTGGTGGATATTTAATGAATAAGTTAACCGTAAGGGCTCCAGGACAAGAAGTTCTCTCCGAATTGAACATTCCATTTGAAGAAGTTTCCAAAGGTTTGTATGTTGCCGATGGCCCCCATGCATGTTCAAAACTTATCGCTGCTGCCTGTGATGCGGGTGTAAAGTTTGCTAATATGACAGTATTTGATGATGTCGTATTAAGGGAAGGGAATCGTGTAGTAGGAGCGGTGGTTAACTGGACACCTGTAGAGGCATTACCAAGGCAAATTACCTGTGTTGACCCGGTCGCTTTAGAGTCAAAGATAGTAGTTGATGCTACCGGTCACGATGCTACAGTGGTAAAAAAATTAGAGGAACGCGGTATAGTTAAAACTGTGGGTTTCGGAGCAATGTGGGTTGAGCGGTCAGAAGATTTGGTAGTAGAACACACTGGAGAAGTGCATCCGGGTTTGGTTGTTTGTGGTATGTCAGTAACTACCACTTATGGTCTTCCTCGGATGGGCCCAACATTTGGAGCTATGTTACTTTCAGGCAAAAAAGCAGCAGAAATTGTATTACAAAAAATTAAGTGA